Proteins encoded within one genomic window of Panicum virgatum strain AP13 chromosome 1N, P.virgatum_v5, whole genome shotgun sequence:
- the LOC120654082 gene encoding uncharacterized protein LOC120654082: protein MDLVAVPRGCLRLRACPGSVRRFSTSKMSSRDWMYSSRLCNEYLSGVLSFINVAESNMKWQKMTYMVCPCVDCRNDKRFPHSMHIHAHLIMRGFKENYKIWNKHGEDGLNILETKETLISAQSIQKMTFFPMRTSKIWMRTPLLISWTMLSRWCEMRSQTMIMSIPTEILQSFKTWCETQRHPCILVAILSSRY, encoded by the exons ATGGATCTAGTCGCAGTGCCCCGCGGCTGCCTCCGTCTCCGCGCGTGCCCGGGATCTGTTCGAAGATTTTCAACTTCAAAG ATGAGCTCTCGAGATTGGATGTACAGCAGTCGTCTTTGCAATGAGTACCTCAGTGGCGTGTTGTCCTTCATCAATGTTGCAGAATCGAACATGAAGTGGCAGAAGATGACATACATGGTGTGTCCGTGCGTGGACTGCCGAAATGATAAGAGATTTCCACATTCCATGCACATACACGCGCATCTGATTATGAGGGGATTCAAAGAAAACTACAAGATTTGGAACAAGCATGGTGAAGATGGACTCAACATTCTTGAAACGAAGGAGACGCTGATCAGTGCCCAATCCATACAGAAGATGACATTCTTTCCGATGCGGACATCGAAGATCTGGATGAGGACACCGCTGCTGATCTCGTGGACAATGCTGAGCAGATGGTGCGAGATGCGGAGCCAAACAATGATTATGAGTATACCGACGGAGATTTTGCAAAGTTTCAAAACTTGGTGCGAGACTCAAAGACACCCCTGTATC ctgGTTGCAATACTGAGTTCTCGGTATTGA